Part of the Pantoea eucalypti genome is shown below.
TCCGCGTAGTGACAGCGTCCCAAAACTAATACCAAACTCATTCTTCTTAGCGGGTGCACTGCCATATAAACCATCCTCAGCAGGAAATGGAATGGCAACATGCGACAGCGAGTAGAGACCTGCCGGATAATCAATTGCCAGCGGTTTAATCTGTTCCTGAATCTCACCGGCAGGCACGCTTTTCGTTACCATTTCCAGCGACGTCGCTGAGGCATTAGTGATAACCGTTGAGGCATAACGGCGACGGGCAGCGGGCAAAAGCTGATTTACCGCAGTGTATGAGGAGTGACGAAATAGCGGACTGACGCTGACCGCCTGATTGATATCGAATAGCACCAGCTCACTGCCATTCTCCGGCAGGAAATTGTACAACGAGCGGATCACCGAGGATGTGCTGACAGTAGAATCCATAACCGACTGGAAAGTGAGTACCGGCGGGAAGGCAGACAGCTGTTTATTCCGTGCGTAATGCTGGATCTCTTTCTGCAGCGCCTGCGTCAGCAAATAGGTCTGACGGGCAGCGTGAACCGGGAAAGAGTTATATTTAAAGGGATTAAACTCCGGCACGATGTTCAGCCACGCGGTTTTTGAAAACGCCGGAAATACAGCGGGCAGCCCGGCAATACCGGCAAAGCGGGCAAAACGCGTTACACCAATCATCGGCGATAACAGTATGAGCTGTTGCGGACGACGCAGTGTGTGATCATCCAGGCTGTCGAGCGCGTATTTTACCGCCAGCGCCCCACCGTTAGAGAAACCGACCAGATGCAGCGGCGTCTGCGTGCCTGCCAGACGGGTCGCTTCTCTTACTGCGAGACGTGTGGCGGCCATCCAGTCCTGCCAGTCTACATCCGTCAAACCGGCAGGCACCGTACCGTGACCCGGTAACCTTATCGCGACGACCGCATAACCCTGTTGATAATAAACGTCTGCCACATGGCGCAGGCTATAGGGACTGTCGGTCAGACCATGTAACAGGACAACGGCACCGCGCGGGGTGCCCGTTGGTCGCAGGATATAAGAACGGTTCCAGTCCTGCACGAAACGGCCAGGGTAGATCATGCTGCCGGCGTAATATCGATTAAGTGGCGTTTTGTCTTCAGCTTCAAGTTTGTCGCTGACCTGCTGCTTCATCTCATTAAAAAGATGGTCTTCGGCATTGAGATAATCAGCATAAGTTGCGTTATCCAGCTGGCTCGCGGTCAGCTCATGGGGAATCCAGGTGTGCCAGCGCTTTAACTCCGGTCCGCGCTCGGCTTCATAAATGCGGATAATCAGAAGTAGCAGTAATACCAGCCCCGTCACTATCCCCAGCCGCCAGAGTCTGCGTTTAGCCGTTTTCCACTTCCGGTTCATACGTCCTTTCCTGAAAAATTAAAACCCATAATGACACCACGCGAATAAAAAGCTGCGATTATAGCGGAGAGTGGGATGCGATCATTGTCAGTAGTCATGCTAGCTTAATCCGGATTTACAGAAAGACTTAGCGGAAAAATGCAGAGAGAGACGCTGGCGATTTCAGCCTGAAATCGCCAGCGCTGTATAAAAATAGAACAGAATATTTGCTGATTACAGTGAATGCTTTGGCGGCCTGGAGATGAAGGGAAGCGCTTAGGGATGAATTAGAGGGGAATGGTAACGGCGTAAAACCGGATCCGACCGTCAGGCCGAATCCGTTGAGGGCTTATAACGCTTCAGCCTCTCTGCGCTTTTCACCGAACTTCTCTTTCATGTGGGACTCAATCTCTTCAAGGCTCTTGCCGCGCGTCTCGGGAACCATTGCCATCACAAAGAATAGCGACCCGACATTAATTGCGGCAAAGATAAAGAAGGTTGTGCTGCCTGCATATTCCATAACAGGTGGGAAACCAAATGCCACCACAGCATTAAATATCCACTGTAGTGAGACGGCACCACCGGTTAATACGCCACGCAGTTGCATCGGGAACAGCTCCGACATCATCAGCCAGTAAACCGGCGAGATGCACATCTGCATACAGAACAGGAACATCAGAATGCATGCCAGGGCGAGATAGCTCTGCATCACACTGGAGCTCATAAAGGTCAGCACGCTGCCCAGCATGATCTGTGCCGTGATGACCAGACATAAACCCGTAATCAGCATGGTGCGACGCGGGAAGCG
Proteins encoded:
- a CDS encoding alpha/beta hydrolase, translated to MNRKWKTAKRRLWRLGIVTGLVLLLLLIIRIYEAERGPELKRWHTWIPHELTASQLDNATYADYLNAEDHLFNEMKQQVSDKLEAEDKTPLNRYYAGSMIYPGRFVQDWNRSYILRPTGTPRGAVVLLHGLTDSPYSLRHVADVYYQQGYAVVAIRLPGHGTVPAGLTDVDWQDWMAATRLAVREATRLAGTQTPLHLVGFSNGGALAVKYALDSLDDHTLRRPQQLILLSPMIGVTRFARFAGIAGLPAVFPAFSKTAWLNIVPEFNPFKYNSFPVHAARQTYLLTQALQKEIQHYARNKQLSAFPPVLTFQSVMDSTVSTSSVIRSLYNFLPENGSELVLFDINQAVSVSPLFRHSSYTAVNQLLPAARRRYASTVITNASATSLEMVTKSVPAGEIQEQIKPLAIDYPAGLYSLSHVAIPFPAEDGLYGSAPAKKNEFGISFGTLSLRGESAVLIVGLDSIMRATSNPFYPYMIEQIDHHISCSDKPPLAACLSHF